Proteins encoded by one window of Chryseobacterium aquaeductus:
- the hflX gene encoding GTPase HflX, with protein MLEKKQHNYEKAVLVGVVTQNQDADKLQEYMDELEFLALTAGATVDRRFTQNLTQPDPKTFVGSGKAQEIKEYVKENEIGTIIFDDELSPSQLKNLEKEIEVKILDRTNLILDIFAQRAQTSYARTQVELAQYQYLLPRLSKMWSHLDKQKGGIGMRGPGETEIETDRRIIRDRISLLKDKLKIIDKQMATQRNNRGKVVRAALVGYTNVGKSTLMNAISKSDVFAENKLFATLDTTVRKVVIGNLPFLLTDTVGFIRKLPTQLVESFKSTLDEVREADLLIHVVDISHESFEDHIESVNQILMEINAHQKPMIMVFNKIDDFSYEKKDEDDLTPSSSRNVSLEEWKRTWMNKSKHPAVFISALTKENFPEMKKLIYDEIMRIHISRFPYNDFLFEYFDNDEDEESEKED; from the coding sequence ATGCTAGAAAAGAAACAACATAATTACGAAAAGGCAGTTTTGGTAGGTGTCGTCACCCAAAATCAAGATGCTGATAAGTTACAGGAATATATGGATGAGCTAGAGTTTTTAGCTTTGACAGCAGGTGCTACAGTTGATAGACGCTTTACTCAAAATTTAACTCAGCCTGATCCCAAAACTTTTGTAGGAAGCGGAAAAGCTCAGGAAATAAAAGAATATGTAAAAGAAAATGAGATAGGAACCATCATTTTTGATGACGAATTATCTCCTTCTCAACTAAAAAATCTTGAAAAAGAAATTGAAGTAAAAATACTCGACCGTACCAACCTTATTCTCGATATTTTTGCACAAAGAGCTCAGACCTCTTACGCAAGAACACAAGTAGAATTAGCACAATACCAATATTTGCTGCCTAGATTGAGCAAAATGTGGTCTCACTTAGATAAACAAAAAGGTGGAATCGGGATGCGTGGTCCCGGTGAAACGGAAATTGAAACCGATAGAAGGATTATCCGTGACAGAATATCTTTGTTGAAAGATAAACTGAAGATCATTGATAAACAAATGGCGACTCAGCGTAACAATAGAGGAAAAGTAGTTCGTGCAGCTTTGGTAGGTTATACCAACGTTGGAAAATCTACTTTGATGAATGCGATTTCTAAATCTGATGTTTTTGCTGAAAATAAACTGTTTGCAACGCTTGATACGACTGTAAGAAAAGTAGTTATCGGAAATTTACCTTTCCTGTTGACTGATACTGTAGGTTTTATCAGAAAATTGCCAACTCAACTTGTAGAATCTTTCAAATCTACTTTGGATGAGGTGCGTGAAGCAGATCTTCTGATTCATGTGGTTGATATTTCTCATGAAAGTTTCGAAGATCATATAGAATCTGTGAATCAGATTTTAATGGAAATCAATGCACATCAGAAACCGATGATCATGGTTTTTAATAAAATTGATGATTTCAGCTACGAGAAAAAAGACGAAGACGATCTTACACCAAGTTCGAGCAGAAACGTTTCTTTGGAGGAGTGGAAAAGAACATGGATGAATAAATCTAAACATCCTGCAGTCTTCATTTCAGCTTTGACGAAAGAAAATTTTCCTGAGATGAAAAAACTGATATACGATGAAATTATGAGAATTCATATTTCAAGATTCCCATACAACGATTTTCTTTTTGAATATTTTGATAACGATGAAGACGAAGAGTCTGAAAAAGAAGATTAA
- a CDS encoding T9SS type A sorting domain-containing protein encodes MKKLYMSAILLCTAAVFSAQEVIWQKDIKSSTQDFLSQVTTTIDQQYLITGSSIQARPFDSAQGTQGPGTQGKQNNGYDFHLVKLNQQGEEVWEKYFSGKNHDFLSATVATQEGGFLLAGTSYSNAGLDKKDNSKGGSDIWLIRINEFGDEIWQKTLGSSSDEEAKAVIQTTDFGFFVAGNATLSFDSAQGTQGTAKGYGSKDVIVSKLDKNGKELSQVILGGKGLDEVEKMIPTVDGGALLGVYSRSNVGGSKKTENFGEGDYYIIKLNNEGKVEWEKNFGGKGDDHLRTLAMTSTGFVVGGESRSERSGNKTVGIEEGTDVWLISLNDRGEELWQKSYNFKNRDVLMGMNVINGKPSTDNRQPSTKGILLGGYTQAEGRIEADDETFWMLYLDQNGNEQWRKHVKGESRKKEERLSDIKLNRDGSIILAGTSAEELGKENWKIVKLGDKQLDQLIEKQDIKIYPNPVSDYCYVEIGFPSTGSGQAFEAEITIYDMGGRQLQSLKTKNKVTKINTQNLIQGAYLVTVKTNDNKTANAKLIKK; translated from the coding sequence ATGAAAAAACTCTACATGAGTGCAATTCTACTATGCACGGCTGCGGTATTTTCTGCACAAGAGGTGATATGGCAGAAAGATATTAAATCCTCCACGCAGGATTTTCTTTCGCAGGTTACTACGACAATTGATCAGCAATATCTGATTACAGGTAGCAGTATTCAGGCACGTCCCTTCGACTCCGCTCAGGGAACGCAGGGACCGGGAACACAAGGAAAACAGAATAACGGTTATGATTTTCATTTGGTGAAGCTTAATCAGCAGGGTGAGGAAGTCTGGGAAAAATATTTCTCGGGTAAAAATCATGATTTTCTTTCGGCAACGGTGGCGACTCAGGAAGGTGGTTTTTTGTTAGCAGGGACTTCATATTCCAACGCCGGTTTAGATAAAAAAGACAATTCAAAAGGCGGCAGTGACATCTGGTTGATAAGAATTAACGAGTTTGGTGATGAAATATGGCAGAAAACTTTGGGATCAAGCTCTGACGAAGAAGCGAAAGCGGTGATTCAAACGACAGATTTCGGATTTTTTGTGGCAGGAAATGCTACCCTTTCCTTCGACTCCGCTCAGGGAACGCAGGGAACAGCGAAAGGTTATGGTTCTAAAGATGTGATTGTTTCAAAACTCGATAAAAACGGAAAAGAATTATCCCAAGTTATTTTGGGCGGAAAAGGTCTAGACGAAGTGGAAAAGATGATTCCAACGGTTGACGGCGGTGCATTGCTTGGAGTTTATTCGCGAAGTAATGTTGGCGGATCTAAGAAAACCGAAAACTTCGGAGAAGGTGACTATTATATCATTAAACTGAATAACGAAGGAAAAGTTGAGTGGGAAAAGAACTTCGGAGGCAAGGGCGATGATCATCTGCGAACGTTGGCAATGACTTCTACTGGATTTGTGGTTGGCGGAGAATCAAGATCCGAAAGATCAGGAAATAAAACAGTAGGAATTGAAGAAGGAACTGATGTATGGTTGATCTCCTTAAATGACCGTGGCGAAGAGCTTTGGCAAAAATCTTACAACTTCAAGAATCGAGATGTTTTAATGGGAATGAACGTGATAAACGGAAAACCATCAACCGACAACCGACAACCATCAACCAAAGGCATTTTACTCGGAGGCTATACGCAGGCGGAAGGCAGAATAGAAGCGGACGATGAGACTTTTTGGATGTTGTATTTAGATCAAAACGGCAATGAGCAGTGGAGAAAACACGTGAAAGGAGAATCCCGAAAGAAGGAAGAACGTTTGTCTGACATTAAACTCAACCGTGACGGCTCTATTATTTTGGCAGGCACGAGTGCAGAAGAACTCGGAAAGGAAAACTGGAAGATCGTGAAACTGGGTGATAAGCAGCTGGATCAGTTGATTGAAAAGCAGGATATTAAGATTTATCCGAATCCTGTTTCTGATTACTGCTATGTGGAGATTGGGTTTCCTTCGACAGGCTCAGGACAGGCTTTTGAAGCGGAGATTACGATTTATGATATGGGCGGAAGACAGCTTCAAAGCCTGAAAACTAAGAATAAGGTAACCAAGATCAATACGCAGAATTTGATTCAGGGTGCTTACCTGGTGACGGTGAAAACCAATGATAACAAAACTGCAAATGCTAAACTGATAAAAAAATAA
- a CDS encoding DUF5977 domain-containing protein, with protein sequence MKKINFLLTLFIVSSLSSQQTAVAPENRIENVLKVAPPEYTNILRYDKIPDIGFAGGTDISVPIYEIDLGFKIPINLSYNTKGFKLSDVPANTGLGWNLTGNGIINLEVNDIDDFTKDFQVMQYDFSSFEPDPPNECLVRIGSLASGYVPYYPSGSVQDLKTDSAPDYYSINAPGLKTKFYLKKDISNCPSDACTYDKYKYHIKFLDFGAYKTEPVIREQFSFAPLSNPNIAYYETYLEIKKFVIYNDKGYKYTFSDFSGQFSSFTNVSLNSYWMPGNSPGSGDVNMWYLTSIETPENQKIEYIYEEYTNDYQYLYKNLVSAQQHDFGYNFDLPTYTEIAETEKGLHLGYSSGDFFYRTRHLGSKRLKKIIFPKGKIDFYYNNSRQDYPGHTLDKIVVKDLQEKIIKDYTLQYSYFLPKDTNCTDNYDCLRLRLDKITELGVGAHQFKYGENNGNNQLPRRSSSKIDFLGFYNNNSSNYFNGSTNQIPIGKYYFYPDAVGDKIFPFKINESYTEYVSGNTDRTSNNFSLKALMTGVIFPTGGISEIEYENDKFRYLNNDYLLGSSRIKSLTLKDVNSNVVKKINYEYTNDNGISSGQISDITLGTSYPVRYSTTNTHFVLGLEPSISYNLDSYVGYSRLTQSELGKGKIVKSYTNYNDFPNIRPILAPNIYYGSNSNFALTDNEKNALKIFKVPNKNIENNSDFRGRLLSEYFYKEGNNSPIKYSLYQYDNRASNLLNIDNYHLFKTNASMTTIFNTYVFRYLSTVRRKESLLSKKTEVNNFNGAEVSQIFDYEYLNNSNITKSITSTQSNGNVNVTKYLYSTDKNNVKLNDRNMVGIPLETEILKNGKTIGKTEIKYDNPANLLPTSILSFDNQSNTLSTEVTYDLYDNKGNLLQYTTKEGLPTTFIWGYNQTKPIAKIEGATYAQVMSALGLASGSQDYLSSQIYIKSNADIDQSTEEDLIAELDVFRKKSTLANYQISTYTYNPLIGVTTITPPSGIRSLYKYDPANRLESIVDLNGKIVKDYTYNYSPTKYYNTAKSQLFNKNCNGTGLGSLYNYTVQAGTYTSSVSQADADQQAQDDINANGQNLANSVGTCTPISCSLSFNYSLGISGGGSVSVTPNSYYKVSFGFSSGSNSMNLPWTTTGVKIATIGGTCKPITDYSSYNGQVYFTIKANGDIILKRHTGTSTPNNTSYNYELFFPLN encoded by the coding sequence ATGAAAAAAATAAATTTTCTTTTAACACTATTTATTGTTTCCTCACTTTCGTCACAACAAACTGCTGTTGCTCCGGAAAATAGGATTGAAAATGTTTTAAAAGTGGCACCACCTGAATACACAAATATCTTACGTTACGATAAAATTCCAGATATTGGTTTTGCAGGTGGAACAGATATTTCAGTACCTATTTATGAAATTGATTTAGGTTTTAAAATACCTATTAATCTTTCATATAATACGAAAGGATTCAAATTGTCAGATGTTCCTGCTAATACAGGCTTAGGTTGGAACTTAACAGGAAATGGAATTATAAATCTTGAAGTAAATGATATTGATGATTTTACAAAAGATTTTCAGGTGATGCAGTACGATTTTTCATCTTTTGAACCCGATCCACCAAATGAGTGTTTAGTGAGAATAGGAAGCTTGGCTTCAGGATATGTTCCATATTATCCTTCAGGATCAGTTCAAGATTTAAAAACAGATTCTGCTCCAGATTATTATTCAATAAACGCTCCTGGTCTTAAAACAAAATTTTATTTAAAAAAAGACATATCAAATTGTCCATCTGATGCATGTACATACGATAAATATAAATATCATATTAAATTTTTAGATTTTGGAGCTTATAAAACAGAACCTGTAATAAGAGAACAATTCTCTTTTGCTCCACTCAGTAACCCGAATATTGCTTATTACGAAACTTATTTAGAAATTAAAAAATTTGTAATATATAATGATAAAGGCTATAAGTATACTTTCTCTGATTTCTCCGGACAATTTTCATCTTTTACCAATGTCAGTCTTAATAGTTATTGGATGCCAGGTAACTCTCCTGGATCTGGGGATGTTAATATGTGGTATTTGACTTCAATAGAAACTCCAGAAAACCAAAAAATTGAATATATTTATGAAGAATATACAAACGATTACCAATACCTTTATAAAAATTTAGTGTCTGCTCAACAGCATGATTTTGGTTACAATTTCGATCTACCGACATACACTGAAATTGCGGAAACTGAAAAAGGTTTACATTTAGGGTATTCTTCTGGAGATTTTTTTTATCGTACAAGACATCTTGGGAGTAAACGGTTGAAAAAAATTATTTTCCCAAAAGGAAAAATTGATTTTTATTATAATAATTCTAGACAAGACTATCCAGGACATACGTTAGATAAAATAGTAGTGAAAGACCTGCAGGAAAAGATTATTAAAGATTACACCTTACAATACTCCTATTTTTTACCAAAAGATACAAACTGTACGGATAATTATGATTGCCTTAGACTTAGATTAGATAAAATTACAGAATTAGGTGTTGGTGCACATCAGTTTAAATATGGTGAAAATAATGGAAATAATCAATTACCGAGAAGAAGTTCTTCAAAAATCGATTTTTTAGGGTTTTACAATAATAATTCTTCTAATTATTTCAATGGATCTACTAATCAAATTCCTATAGGGAAATATTACTTTTATCCAGATGCAGTGGGAGACAAAATATTTCCGTTTAAGATTAATGAAAGTTATACAGAGTACGTTTCTGGAAATACGGATAGAACATCTAACAATTTTTCTTTGAAAGCCTTAATGACAGGAGTTATATTCCCTACGGGAGGAATCTCTGAGATTGAATATGAAAATGATAAATTTCGTTATCTAAATAACGATTACCTGCTGGGTAGTTCAAGGATAAAGAGTTTGACATTAAAGGATGTTAATAGTAATGTAGTTAAAAAAATTAATTATGAATATACCAACGATAATGGAATATCATCAGGACAAATTTCAGACATTACACTAGGAACATCCTATCCCGTAAGATATTCAACAACTAATACCCATTTTGTATTGGGACTGGAACCATCAATATCATATAATCTTGATTCTTATGTAGGTTATTCAAGATTAACGCAATCAGAGCTTGGGAAAGGTAAAATTGTAAAAAGTTATACTAATTATAATGATTTTCCAAATATACGCCCAATTTTAGCACCTAATATATACTACGGTTCAAATAGTAATTTCGCATTAACAGACAACGAAAAAAATGCTCTCAAAATTTTTAAAGTACCTAATAAAAACATTGAAAATAACAGTGATTTTAGGGGGCGTTTATTAAGCGAGTATTTTTACAAAGAAGGTAATAATAGTCCTATAAAGTATAGTCTTTATCAATATGATAATAGAGCATCAAATTTACTAAATATTGACAATTATCATTTATTTAAGACAAATGCCTCAATGACCACAATTTTTAATACTTATGTGTTCAGATATTTATCTACTGTTAGAAGAAAAGAGAGTTTACTGAGTAAAAAGACAGAAGTAAATAATTTTAATGGGGCGGAAGTTTCTCAAATATTTGATTACGAATATCTAAACAATAGTAATATTACCAAAAGCATAACATCCACGCAAAGTAATGGCAATGTGAATGTCACAAAATATTTATATTCAACAGATAAAAATAATGTGAAATTAAATGATAGGAATATGGTAGGTATTCCATTGGAAACAGAGATTTTGAAAAACGGAAAAACTATCGGCAAGACAGAAATCAAATATGATAATCCTGCAAATTTATTGCCTACCTCAATATTATCTTTTGATAATCAAAGCAACACATTATCTACCGAGGTAACTTATGATCTGTATGATAATAAAGGAAATTTGTTGCAATATACTACCAAAGAAGGTCTTCCAACCACTTTTATTTGGGGATATAACCAAACAAAGCCAATAGCGAAAATAGAAGGAGCAACCTATGCACAGGTAATGAGTGCTTTAGGATTAGCATCAGGGTCACAAGACTATCTAAGTAGTCAAATTTATATCAAGTCAAATGCTGACATTGATCAATCAACTGAAGAGGATTTGATCGCAGAACTTGACGTTTTCAGGAAAAAGAGTACTCTAGCTAATTATCAGATAAGCACGTATACATACAATCCTTTAATAGGAGTTACCACCATTACTCCGCCATCAGGAATAAGGTCATTGTACAAATATGATCCTGCAAACAGACTTGAAAGCATTGTTGATCTTAACGGTAAAATAGTAAAAGATTATACATACAATTATTCCCCAACAAAATATTACAATACGGCAAAAAGCCAATTGTTCAATAAAAACTGTAACGGTACAGGATTAGGAAGTTTATACAATTATACTGTTCAGGCAGGTACTTACACATCATCTGTAAGCCAAGCAGATGCAGATCAACAAGCTCAGGATGATATCAATGCTAATGGTCAGAATTTAGCAAATAGTGTTGGAACTTGTACGCCAATTTCTTGCAGTCTCTCTTTTAACTATTCACTAGGTATTAGTGGTGGTGGAAGTGTATCTGTTACTCCTAATTCTTATTACAAGGTCTCTTTCGGTTTTTCTTCCGGATCCAACTCTATGAATTTACCTTGGACGACGACTGGTGTCAAGATTGCAACAATTGGTGGTACTTGTAAACCAATTACTGATTATTCCTCATACAATGGACAGGTATATTTCACAATTAAAGCTAATGGTGATATTATTTTAAAACGACATACTGGAACTTCTACCCCAAACAATACATCATATAATTACGAATTATTCTTTCCATTAAACTAA
- a CDS encoding DUF6443 domain-containing protein, with protein MKKILIPISMLFVAGLYHAQATNTENYVQTRVYLEPVTASSSTAKQAQTVQYFDGLGRPKQVVNVKASPLGKDVVSHIEYDGFGRQVKDFLPIPQSGTLNGAIVPNPLANATQPTIYGSEKIYSEKILENSPLDRVFEQKQVGNAWSNKPVKFEYDANSVADAVKKYTTTTTWVSGATNSVLTQTANYGLAQLYKNTVIDEDGNKTIEFKNGEGQTVLVRKMLDGTNSADTYYVYNEYNQLAFVIPPLAVASNNVNITTLNNLCYQYKYDGRNRLVEKKLPGKGWEYMVYDKQDRLVATQDANLASNGQWLFTKYDKFGRVIYTGLAELGSRNSAQTNLDNLSGTAAPNNEAKSTSSFNHSGMDIYYSNSAFPTNIIKILSVNYYDTYPTGSPAIPTQVLGQNVLPQDAQNSNISTKSLPVASYVKNIEDDNWTKNYTWYDTKGRAIGSHSINHLGGFTKTESELDFAGVVKKTNTYHSRSSQSTEVTVKENFTYDPQNRLVTHTHQVNGNPVEILAENTYNELGQLIYKNIGGGLQSAEYDYNIRGWMTGINKNNLSPNGMGSKLFAYDIRYENPTESGISHTKFNGNISEVNWMVSSNQTHKRYVYNYDKLNRLTAAIFLNPNSTTPLNHMNDEIVDYDLNGNITYLMRNAAPFAGTTPDMIDDLIYTYNGNQLLQIQDDSNNPTGYEGGGGWIDYDANGNMLNMPDKQINQIGYNFLNLPNALKIEDSKKKLFHLYRADGSKLKKIFNYLKDDGNNFTTVTEYLDGFQYLTTMGTKPNDIDPMEFAYEQEAFLEQILEEKPTTALQFFPTAEGFYDYENNQYIYQYKDHLGNARVSYKKGVNGLAEITDQNDYYPFGMNIPREEKAIFGVASLYNYKYNGKELQETGMYDFGARFYMPDIGRWGVVDPAAELGRRWSPYTYAFDNPVMFIDPDGMWPWPTWSQVKSFGRGAWNTTVGMVKGLATSNGISGVMQGGREFKKVYNAYQTGGAKAAVKQYGKSLYETSGAKAIVQTAKGVAKGDAESIGSATVMVAAAVITRKAAGGKAGKAAPAAEAETTTLHRGVNSTSPAYSQAVEGTATPRGGNATPLEHNTVTTESNYTSWTTNASVAENFALRTSGEGVVLTADIPNSQLVQSPNLKSVNLVQSPGTIVSESETLVKGPVTGADVKKVNLER; from the coding sequence ATGAAAAAAATATTAATCCCGATCAGTATGCTGTTTGTAGCGGGTCTTTACCATGCACAGGCAACCAATACAGAAAACTATGTACAGACCAGAGTGTATCTTGAGCCTGTTACAGCAAGCAGTTCAACTGCAAAACAAGCCCAAACCGTACAATATTTCGACGGTTTGGGCAGACCAAAACAGGTCGTGAACGTAAAAGCATCGCCTCTTGGAAAAGATGTTGTCAGCCACATTGAATATGACGGTTTTGGAAGGCAGGTGAAAGATTTCCTTCCCATTCCGCAATCCGGAACGCTGAATGGTGCTATTGTTCCCAATCCGCTTGCGAATGCAACACAGCCAACGATCTACGGTTCGGAGAAAATATATTCCGAAAAGATTCTCGAAAACTCACCTTTAGACCGAGTTTTCGAGCAGAAACAAGTGGGAAATGCGTGGAGCAACAAACCCGTAAAGTTTGAATATGATGCCAACAGCGTTGCAGATGCTGTTAAAAAATATACCACAACGACTACTTGGGTAAGCGGAGCTACAAATTCTGTTCTCACACAGACTGCTAATTACGGATTGGCACAACTTTACAAAAACACCGTGATTGATGAAGACGGGAACAAAACCATAGAGTTCAAAAACGGAGAAGGGCAGACAGTACTCGTAAGAAAGATGTTGGATGGTACAAACAGCGCAGATACTTATTATGTTTACAACGAATACAATCAATTGGCATTTGTAATTCCGCCTTTGGCGGTTGCGTCTAATAATGTTAACATCACAACGCTCAACAACCTCTGCTACCAATATAAATATGATGGCAGAAATCGTTTGGTAGAAAAGAAGCTTCCCGGAAAAGGATGGGAATATATGGTGTATGATAAACAGGATCGTTTGGTGGCAACACAAGATGCCAATCTTGCATCGAACGGACAATGGCTTTTTACCAAATATGACAAATTTGGAAGGGTAATCTATACCGGATTGGCAGAATTGGGAAGCCGAAACTCAGCACAGACAAATCTTGATAACCTTTCAGGAACAGCTGCGCCTAACAACGAAGCCAAAAGCACATCTTCGTTCAACCACAGTGGGATGGATATTTACTATAGCAATTCGGCATTTCCCACGAATATTATAAAAATTCTGTCCGTCAATTACTACGACACCTATCCCACAGGAAGTCCGGCAATTCCTACCCAAGTTTTGGGGCAGAATGTTTTACCGCAAGATGCCCAAAATTCCAACATCAGTACCAAAAGTTTACCTGTAGCTTCGTATGTGAAAAACATAGAAGATGATAACTGGACGAAAAACTACACTTGGTATGATACCAAAGGAAGGGCGATCGGTTCGCACAGCATCAATCATTTGGGAGGATTTACCAAAACGGAATCTGAGCTGGATTTCGCAGGGGTAGTGAAGAAAACAAATACTTACCACAGCAGAAGTTCTCAAAGTACTGAGGTTACCGTAAAAGAGAATTTTACTTATGACCCACAAAATAGGTTAGTCACGCATACCCATCAGGTTAACGGCAATCCTGTAGAAATTTTAGCTGAAAACACATACAACGAGCTCGGACAATTAATATACAAAAACATAGGAGGCGGTCTGCAAAGTGCAGAATATGACTACAACATCCGTGGATGGATGACGGGAATCAATAAAAACAATCTATCTCCAAACGGAATGGGAAGTAAATTATTTGCGTATGACATCCGGTACGAAAACCCTACAGAATCAGGTATTTCCCATACCAAATTTAATGGGAATATCTCTGAGGTTAACTGGATGGTGAGTAGCAACCAAACCCACAAAAGATATGTTTACAATTATGATAAACTAAACCGTCTTACGGCAGCTATATTCCTTAATCCTAACTCTACCACGCCACTCAATCACATGAATGACGAGATTGTGGATTATGATTTAAACGGGAATATTACTTATCTTATGAGAAATGCAGCTCCATTCGCTGGTACTACTCCCGATATGATCGACGATCTAATCTACACTTACAACGGAAACCAACTCTTACAAATACAGGATGATAGCAACAACCCTACGGGCTATGAAGGCGGCGGAGGATGGATTGATTATGATGCCAACGGAAATATGCTCAATATGCCGGATAAGCAAATTAATCAGATCGGTTATAATTTTCTAAATCTTCCTAACGCACTAAAAATTGAAGACTCTAAGAAAAAACTTTTTCATCTTTATCGTGCAGACGGTTCTAAGCTTAAAAAGATATTTAACTATTTGAAGGATGATGGCAATAACTTTACCACCGTTACAGAATACTTAGACGGTTTTCAGTACCTTACGACAATGGGTACCAAGCCCAACGACATAGATCCTATGGAATTTGCCTACGAGCAGGAAGCATTCCTTGAGCAGATATTGGAGGAAAAACCCACGACAGCACTTCAGTTTTTTCCTACTGCAGAAGGATTTTATGATTATGAAAATAATCAGTATATTTACCAGTATAAGGATCATTTGGGGAATGCTCGTGTAAGCTACAAAAAAGGTGTAAACGGTTTAGCGGAAATCACTGATCAGAATGACTATTATCCTTTCGGGATGAATATTCCGAGGGAAGAAAAGGCGATATTTGGGGTAGCAAGCTTGTACAATTATAAGTACAACGGGAAGGAGTTGCAGGAGACCGGGATGTACGACTTTGGTGCGAGATTCTACATGCCGGATATTGGGAGATGGGGAGTCGTGGATCCAGCGGCTGAATTAGGCAGAAGATGGTCACCTTACACTTATGCTTTTGATAATCCTGTAATGTTTATTGATCCAGACGGAATGTGGCCTTGGCCAACTTGGAGCCAAGTTAAAAGTTTTGGAAGAGGAGCTTGGAATACAACAGTAGGAATGGTTAAAGGTTTGGCTACTTCCAATGGAATATCCGGAGTAATGCAAGGAGGTAGAGAATTTAAAAAAGTTTACAATGCTTATCAAACAGGAGGAGCAAAAGCAGCAGTCAAACAATATGGGAAATCTCTATATGAAACAAGTGGAGCAAAAGCCATTGTTCAAACCGCAAAAGGTGTAGCAAAAGGAGACGCAGAATCCATAGGCTCTGCAACTGTTATGGTAGCTGCTGCAGTAATTACTCGTAAAGCAGCAGGAGGAAAAGCAGGAAAAGCAGCACCTGCTGCTGAAGCAGAAACCACAACCTTACATAGAGGAGTAAATAGTACTAGTCCTGCATATAGCCAAGCCGTTGAAGGAACAGCAACTCCTAGAGGAGGAAATGCCACGCCATTAGAGCATAATACAGTTACTACTGAAAGTAATTATACATCATGGACTACTAATGCATCTGTTGCAGAAAACTTTGCTTTGAGAACTAGTGGTGAAGGAGTTGTTTTAACTGCTGATATACCTAATAGTCAATTAGTTCAAAGTCCCAATTTAAAATCAGTTAATTTGGTGCAATCTCCAGGAACAATTGTAAGTGAATCTGAAACTTTAGTGAAAGGTCCTGTTACAGGTGCAGATGTAAAAAAAGTAAACTTAGAAAGATAA